The following proteins are encoded in a genomic region of Stegostoma tigrinum isolate sSteTig4 chromosome 10, sSteTig4.hap1, whole genome shotgun sequence:
- the LOC125454795 gene encoding zinc finger protein 239-like, translating to MSKCQRSYTGKRLWLCGDCGKGFLYTSQLEMHQRSHTGEKPFTCPHCGMRFTLSSHLQTHQRVHTGERPFTCSLCRKGFTQSSKLLLHQQVHTGEKPFTCSHCGKGFSQSSSLRIHQRSHTGDRPFTCSDCGKGFTSSSSLLKHQRVHTGERPFTCSECGKGFIRLPHLLGHQRVHTGEKPFTCSDRGKGFNQSSNLRRHQRVHTREKYSLSQLTC from the coding sequence ATGTCCAAATGCCAGCGCAGTTACACTGGGAAAAGACTGTGGCtatgtggggattgtgggaagggatttctttatacatcccagctggaaatgcaccaacgcagtcacactggggagaagccattcacctgcccTCATTGCGGGATGAGATTCACTCTGTCATCCCATCTGCAGACACACCAGCGCGTTCACACTggtgagagaccattcacctgctccctgtgtaggaaaggattcactcagtcatccaaactgcttctacaccagcaagttcacactggggagaaaccgttcaCTTGCTCTCATTGTGGGAAAGGGTTCAGTCAGTCATCCAGCCTGCGGATACACCAACGCAGTCACACCGGGGACAGACCATTTActtgctctgattgtgggaagggattcacttcgTCATCCAGCCTGCTGAAACACCAGAGAGTTCACACTGGTGAGAGACCATTCACATGCTCTGAATGTGGAAAAGGATTCATTCGCTTACCCCATCTATTgggacaccagcgagttcacactggagagaaaccatttacCTGCTCTGATCGTGGGAAAGGATTTAACCAATCATCCAACCTGCGGAGACACCAGCGAGTGCACACTAGGGAGAAATATTCACTCAGTCAGCTCACCTGCTGA